A genomic region of uncultured Roseibium sp. contains the following coding sequences:
- the recO gene encoding DNA repair protein RecO — protein MRDWPGTIGTVRRQNKVFPLEWTSRGVVLTTRKHGENDVILEALTLDHGRHLGLVRGGRSQRNRPVLQPGNELDLTWKARLSDHLGMFALEPQTLRAGQLMTNAIGLAGLQHLAFLLKLLPERHPYPHLYDALNVVLEHLDAPDAAAALLIRFELELLRDLGVGLDLTSCAATGQSEDLVYVSPKSGRAVSRDAGKPYHDRMLPLPSFLLEGQRQAGSELTWTDVTEGFALTSFFVSSHLRERGNSDPGTRQQLLGALERRYREEFPWNFG, from the coding sequence TTGCGTGATTGGCCGGGCACGATCGGGACGGTCCGGCGGCAGAACAAGGTGTTTCCGTTGGAGTGGACGAGCCGCGGGGTGGTGCTGACCACGCGCAAACACGGCGAGAACGATGTCATCCTGGAGGCCCTGACGCTCGACCACGGACGGCATCTCGGGCTGGTGCGCGGCGGGCGCTCGCAGCGCAACCGGCCCGTGCTGCAGCCGGGAAACGAACTTGACCTGACCTGGAAGGCGCGTCTATCGGATCATCTCGGCATGTTCGCGCTCGAACCGCAGACCCTGCGTGCTGGCCAGTTGATGACGAACGCGATCGGACTCGCCGGATTGCAGCATCTTGCCTTCCTGCTGAAACTGTTGCCGGAGCGGCATCCCTACCCGCATCTTTATGACGCGCTCAATGTGGTTCTGGAGCATCTCGATGCGCCCGATGCGGCAGCCGCCCTGCTCATCCGCTTCGAACTGGAACTGCTGCGCGATCTGGGCGTGGGACTGGATCTCACCTCCTGTGCGGCAACGGGGCAAAGTGAAGACCTTGTCTATGTCTCTCCGAAATCGGGACGCGCGGTCAGCCGCGATGCCGGCAAACCGTATCACGACCGGATGCTGCCCCTGCCCTCGTTCCTGCTGGAGGGGCAGCGCCAGGCCGGCAGTGAACTGACCTGGACAGATGTCACGGAAGGTTTTGCCCTGACATCGTTCTTCGTGTCCAGTCATCTGCGCGAGCGCGGCAATTCGGACCCCGGCACGCGCCAGCAACTGCTCGGCGCCCTGGAACGGCGCTACCGCGAGGAGTTTCCCTGGAATTTCGGTTAG
- the era gene encoding GTPase Era: MPKDTKAGFIALIGAPNAGKSTLINQLVGTKVSIVTHKVQTTRSIIRGVAMHGNAQLVFIDTPGIFKPKRRLDRAMVDTAWGGARDADLIALLIDARKGIDEEVENILKRLKNQSAPKVLILNKTDVAKREKLLQIAQQANEYLDFEETFMVSALTGDGTQTILDHFASKLPDGPWLYPDDQPSDLPLRILAAEITREKLFERLHQELPYISTVETEQWQSRKDGSARIEQTIYVERDSQKSIVLGKRGQTIKAISKAAREELSDIIEVPVHLFLFVKVRENWADDPERYREMGLEFPK; this comes from the coding sequence ATGCCCAAGGACACGAAAGCCGGTTTCATTGCCCTGATCGGTGCGCCGAACGCCGGCAAGTCGACCCTGATCAACCAGCTTGTGGGCACAAAGGTGTCCATCGTCACGCACAAGGTTCAGACGACACGCTCAATCATTCGCGGCGTTGCCATGCACGGCAATGCCCAACTGGTGTTCATCGACACGCCGGGGATCTTCAAGCCCAAGCGCCGCCTTGACCGGGCGATGGTCGACACCGCATGGGGCGGTGCGCGTGACGCCGATCTGATCGCGCTGCTGATCGATGCGCGCAAGGGCATCGACGAGGAAGTGGAGAACATCCTCAAACGTCTCAAGAACCAGTCCGCGCCCAAGGTGCTGATCCTCAACAAGACGGATGTCGCAAAGCGCGAGAAGCTGCTTCAGATCGCGCAACAGGCGAATGAGTATCTCGACTTCGAGGAGACCTTCATGGTGTCCGCCCTGACCGGCGACGGCACACAGACGATCCTTGATCATTTCGCCTCGAAGCTTCCCGACGGTCCGTGGCTCTATCCGGACGACCAGCCGTCGGATCTGCCCCTGCGCATTCTGGCAGCGGAGATCACACGCGAAAAACTGTTCGAACGCCTGCACCAGGAACTGCCTTACATTTCGACGGTGGAAACCGAGCAGTGGCAAAGCCGCAAGGACGGATCGGCGCGCATCGAACAGACGATCTATGTCGAGCGCGACAGCCAGAAGAGCATCGTCCTGGGCAAGCGCGGCCAGACGATCAAGGCGATTTCGAAGGCCGCGCGGGAAGAGCTGTCCGATATCATCGAAGTGCCCGTGCACCTGTTCCTGTTCGTCAAGGTGCGCGAAAACTGGGCGGACGATCCGGAACGCTACCGGGAAATGGGTCTCGAGTTTCCCAAGTAG
- the rnc gene encoding ribonuclease III, whose protein sequence is MTQNQKKNAVSALKAALQYEFSDLELLRVALTHASALAPSETVSGSYQRLEFLGDRVLGLAVASMLHEHFPKADEGELARRFNHMVKRETCAEIAQVLGVGDAMRIGLAEAQTGGRKKTALLADICEAVIAAIYLDGGYAAAETFVRRLWEPRMLSWTGPLRDAKTTLQEWAQSKSLPTPRYEVTDRDGPDHAPNFTVAVIVQGLAPGEGKGGSKRIAEQSAAETVLRREGVWKE, encoded by the coding sequence ATGACACAGAACCAGAAGAAAAACGCGGTATCGGCCCTCAAGGCGGCGCTGCAGTACGAATTCAGCGACCTGGAGCTGCTCCGGGTAGCCCTGACGCATGCGAGCGCCCTCGCCCCGTCCGAGACCGTTTCGGGAAGCTACCAGAGACTGGAGTTCCTGGGCGACCGCGTCCTGGGGCTTGCGGTTGCCTCCATGCTGCACGAGCATTTTCCCAAAGCGGATGAAGGCGAACTCGCCCGCCGCTTCAACCACATGGTCAAACGCGAGACCTGTGCCGAGATCGCGCAGGTGCTGGGTGTCGGAGACGCCATGCGGATCGGCCTCGCGGAAGCACAGACCGGCGGCAGGAAAAAGACTGCCCTGCTCGCCGATATCTGCGAAGCAGTGATCGCCGCAATCTACCTAGACGGGGGATATGCAGCAGCCGAAACCTTCGTCAGGCGCCTTTGGGAGCCGCGTATGTTATCCTGGACCGGTCCCCTGCGGGACGCGAAGACGACGTTGCAGGAATGGGCGCAATCGAAGAGCCTGCCGACGCCGCGGTACGAGGTCACCGACCGCGACGGGCCAGATCACGCCCCGAATTTCACGGTCGCGGTCATCGTTCAGGGATTGGCCCCGGGCGAAGGCAAGGGCGGCTCCAAGCGGATCGCCGAACAAAGCGCGGCCGAGACCGTCTTGCGCCGGGAAGGTGTGTGGAAGGAATGA
- the lepB gene encoding signal peptidase I — protein MSVSENKKDKDGGLYETVKVVVQALLLALIVRTFLFQPFNIPSGSMKDTLLIGDYLFVSKYSYGYSRYSFPFGIVPFSGRVWSADPKRGDVAVFKLPTDTSIDYIKRVIGLPGDTIQVRDGVVFINGEPVKREQIDDYIETSASGAVRRVPRFRETLPNGVSYDTLDLTTRGQLDNTREYTVPEGHYFMMGDNRDNSVDSRVLSKVGYVPLENFMGRAEILFFSIGDGTPAWQIWTWPWTVRWDRIGKTL, from the coding sequence ATGAGCGTGTCTGAAAACAAGAAAGACAAGGACGGCGGTCTGTACGAGACCGTGAAGGTTGTCGTCCAGGCACTGTTGCTTGCCCTGATCGTTCGCACTTTTCTCTTCCAGCCGTTCAATATTCCCTCCGGTTCGATGAAAGACACGTTGCTGATCGGCGACTATCTTTTCGTTTCCAAATACAGCTACGGCTATTCCAGGTATTCGTTTCCATTCGGGATCGTGCCTTTTTCCGGCCGGGTCTGGTCCGCTGACCCCAAGCGCGGCGATGTCGCCGTCTTCAAGCTGCCGACCGACACGTCGATCGACTACATCAAGCGTGTGATCGGTCTCCCCGGCGACACGATCCAGGTTCGGGACGGCGTTGTCTTCATCAATGGCGAGCCGGTCAAACGCGAACAGATCGACGACTACATCGAAACGTCCGCGTCAGGCGCAGTGCGCCGGGTGCCCCGTTTCCGCGAAACGCTGCCAAACGGGGTATCGTACGACACGCTCGACCTCACCACGCGCGGACAGCTGGACAACACCCGCGAATATACCGTGCCCGAAGGCCACTATTTCATGATGGGCGACAACCGCGACAATTCGGTCGACAGCCGTGTCCTGTCCAAGGTGGGCTACGTGCCGCTGGAAAACTTCATGGGACGCGCGGAAATCCTGTTCTTCTCCATCGGCGACGGAACGCCGGCCTGGCAAATCTGGACCTGGCCCTGGACCGTGCGCTGGGACCGGATCGGCAAGACCCTCTAG
- the acpS gene encoding holo-ACP synthase: protein MILGIGSDLIDIRRIEKTLERFGDRFTNRVFTEIERTKSDRRAQRAASYAKRFAAKEACSKALGSGIRMGVAWREMGVVNLPSGKPTISLEGGAAERLAAMTPAGFRTTIDLTITDDFPLAQAFVVISAWPPDWPLPPSTDSR, encoded by the coding sequence ATGATCTTAGGGATAGGCAGCGATCTGATCGACATCAGGCGGATCGAAAAGACGCTGGAACGCTTCGGCGACCGGTTCACAAACCGGGTTTTCACGGAAATCGAACGGACAAAATCCGACAGGCGCGCGCAGCGTGCCGCTTCCTATGCGAAGCGTTTCGCCGCCAAGGAGGCCTGTTCCAAGGCGCTGGGGAGCGGGATCCGGATGGGCGTCGCCTGGCGGGAAATGGGCGTGGTCAACCTGCCGAGCGGCAAGCCGACGATCTCGCTGGAGGGCGGCGCGGCCGAGAGGCTGGCCGCCATGACGCCGGCCGGTTTCAGGACGACAATCGACTTGACGATCACCGACGATTTTCCGCTCGCGCAGGCATTTGTCGTGATCTCGGCATGGCCCCCGGACTGGCCGTTGCCGCCATCAACAGATTCCCGGTGA
- a CDS encoding DUF2062 domain-containing protein, translated as MLFQRRNRPSRIERFRVAVWPRNSWSRSTRYFGKRVLRLTATPHAIAIGFAAGAFASCTPLVGFHFLTAFVFAYIVRGNMIAAALGTSIGNPLTFPFIWASTFKIGQWILHGRAPKADPHQVHQRFQEGLFERSLDSLWPMLKPMLIGGVPLGLVVGTVSYIIVFKSVEVYQRKRRQTLADRGKPPYSGGASTVEDEGSG; from the coding sequence ATGCTGTTCCAACGCCGAAATAGACCCTCGCGCATCGAGCGCTTTCGCGTTGCAGTCTGGCCACGGAACAGCTGGTCGCGTTCCACCAGGTATTTCGGCAAACGTGTCCTGCGTCTGACGGCAACGCCGCATGCCATCGCAATCGGTTTCGCCGCCGGTGCCTTTGCGTCCTGCACCCCGCTCGTGGGTTTCCACTTCCTGACGGCGTTCGTTTTTGCCTATATCGTGCGCGGCAACATGATCGCGGCGGCGCTCGGGACTTCCATCGGCAATCCGCTCACCTTTCCGTTCATCTGGGCATCGACCTTCAAGATCGGCCAGTGGATCCTGCACGGGAGAGCCCCGAAAGCAGACCCGCATCAGGTTCATCAGCGTTTCCAGGAAGGGTTGTTCGAACGCTCGCTGGATTCGCTTTGGCCGATGCTGAAGCCGATGTTGATCGGCGGGGTCCCGCTCGGACTGGTGGTCGGTACGGTTTCCTACATCATCGTGTTCAAGAGCGTCGAGGTCTATCAGCGCAAGAGGCGTCAGACCCTCGCCGACAGGGGAAAGCCCCCCTATTCGGGCGGTGCCTCGACGGTCGAGGATGAAGGCAGCGGTTGA
- the pyrE gene encoding orotate phosphoribosyltransferase, producing MNRDEVLALFREAGAILEGHFILTSGLRSPVFLQKARVFMYPDKTEKLCKALAEKIAASGFGKIDYIVSPALGGLIPGYETARHLDVPAMWVEREDGEFRLRRFDMPEGARVIVVEDIVTTGLSSRETVTSLKALGAEVLAVACLIDRSGGEADASVPIVALAEYKVPAYEPDNLPPELAALPAVKPGSRGLS from the coding sequence ATGAACCGCGACGAAGTGTTGGCCTTGTTCCGTGAAGCCGGTGCGATCCTTGAAGGTCATTTCATTCTGACGTCAGGCCTGCGCAGTCCCGTCTTTCTCCAAAAAGCCAGGGTGTTCATGTACCCGGACAAGACGGAAAAACTCTGCAAGGCACTTGCCGAGAAGATCGCGGCGAGCGGTTTTGGCAAGATCGACTATATCGTCTCCCCAGCCCTCGGCGGGCTGATACCGGGCTACGAAACGGCGCGGCATCTGGACGTTCCGGCCATGTGGGTGGAACGAGAAGACGGCGAATTCAGGCTGCGCCGCTTCGACATGCCCGAAGGCGCCCGGGTGATCGTTGTTGAGGATATAGTTACCACAGGTCTATCGAGCCGCGAGACGGTAACTTCGTTGAAAGCTCTTGGTGCTGAAGTCCTTGCCGTGGCCTGCTTGATCGACCGGTCCGGAGGCGAAGCAGATGCCTCTGTTCCCATCGTCGCGTTGGCCGAATACAAGGTACCTGCTTACGAGCCGGACAATCTTCCACCGGAACTGGCCGCCCTGCCCGCGGTCAAACCGGGAAGCCGGGGCTTGAGCTGA
- a CDS encoding bifunctional (p)ppGpp synthetase/guanosine-3',5'-bis(diphosphate) 3'-pyrophosphohydrolase — protein sequence MMRQYELVERVTRYNPEADEALLNKAYVYAMQKHGPQTRASGDPYFSHPLEVAAILTDLRLDDATIAVALLHDTIEDTDATRAEIDALFGEEIGKLVEGLTKIKRLDLVSQKAKQAENFRKLLLAIADDVRVLLVKLADRLHNMRTLQHMPAHKRGRIAEETMEIYAPLAGRMGMHDMREELEDISFHTLNPEAYETITDRLVDLREKNRDLIADIETTLTERLSERGMAAEVRGREKRPYSIFRKMQRKAIGFEQLSDIYGFRVTVGTVEACYRVLGVIHTTWPTVPGRFKDYISTPKQNDYKSIHTTIVGPSRQRVELQIRTISMDRVAEYGIAAHALYKDGELGGRNIARHTEDCRAFEWLRRTTELLAQGDTPEEFLENTKLELFHDQVFCFTPKGRLIALPRGATPIDFAYAVHTGIGNTCVGCKINGKIMPLVTELHNGDEVEIIRSAAQTPPPAWEAIAVTGKARAAIRRATRESVRKQYGALGEHILKRAFARADKVFSEDLLEAVLGEHHQSSVADLLAAVGRGDLSAQLVLKSAHPDYQDERVAMTGPPMEEGWFGLKQGHGLKFRIPPGELDNGKAPSDEDEQASEGPALPIRGLSGDIPVSFAPDGGAVPGDRIVGILTPSEGLTIYPIQSPSLKEFDDQTERWVDVRWDIDVNNPERFPARLDISAANEPGSLAAIAQVIGENSGNIDNVKMVQRARDFHQMVIDLEVWDLKHLNRIINQLRSKPNVSSVNRVNG from the coding sequence ATGATGCGTCAATACGAACTCGTTGAACGGGTTACACGCTATAACCCGGAAGCAGACGAGGCCTTGCTCAACAAGGCCTATGTCTATGCCATGCAGAAGCACGGCCCGCAGACGCGCGCATCCGGTGACCCCTATTTTTCACACCCGCTCGAAGTCGCTGCGATCCTGACGGATCTGCGCCTCGACGACGCGACGATCGCCGTCGCGCTGCTTCACGACACGATAGAGGACACCGATGCGACGCGCGCCGAGATCGACGCGCTGTTCGGCGAAGAAATCGGCAAGCTTGTCGAAGGTCTGACCAAGATCAAGCGACTCGACCTGGTGTCGCAGAAAGCCAAGCAGGCGGAAAACTTCCGCAAGCTCCTGCTTGCCATCGCGGATGATGTGCGCGTCCTGCTTGTCAAGCTCGCCGACCGGCTGCACAACATGCGCACGCTTCAGCACATGCCCGCCCACAAGCGCGGCCGCATTGCGGAAGAGACCATGGAAATCTATGCGCCGCTCGCCGGCCGCATGGGCATGCATGACATGCGCGAGGAACTGGAGGACATATCGTTCCATACGCTCAACCCGGAAGCCTATGAAACGATCACCGACCGCCTGGTCGATCTGCGCGAGAAAAACCGCGACCTGATCGCCGACATCGAAACGACGCTGACGGAACGGCTCAGCGAACGCGGCATGGCGGCCGAAGTCAGGGGCCGGGAAAAGCGCCCCTACTCGATCTTCCGCAAGATGCAGCGCAAGGCGATCGGCTTCGAACAGCTTTCGGACATTTACGGCTTCCGCGTCACAGTCGGGACGGTGGAGGCATGCTACCGCGTGCTCGGTGTCATCCACACCACATGGCCGACGGTTCCCGGACGGTTCAAGGACTATATCTCCACCCCGAAGCAGAACGACTACAAGTCGATCCACACGACCATCGTCGGGCCTTCGCGCCAGAGGGTCGAACTGCAGATCCGGACGATCTCCATGGACCGGGTCGCCGAATACGGCATCGCGGCCCACGCGCTCTACAAGGACGGCGAACTGGGCGGGCGAAACATCGCGCGTCATACCGAAGACTGCCGCGCCTTCGAATGGCTGCGGCGCACGACCGAACTGCTTGCCCAGGGCGACACGCCGGAAGAATTCCTGGAAAACACGAAACTCGAACTCTTTCACGACCAGGTCTTCTGTTTCACACCGAAGGGCCGTTTGATCGCGCTCCCGCGCGGCGCAACGCCGATCGATTTCGCCTACGCGGTCCATACCGGCATCGGCAACACCTGCGTCGGGTGCAAGATAAACGGCAAGATCATGCCGCTGGTGACGGAACTCCACAACGGCGACGAGGTCGAGATCATCCGCTCCGCCGCGCAGACCCCGCCGCCGGCCTGGGAAGCGATCGCCGTTACCGGCAAGGCACGCGCCGCGATCCGCCGCGCAACCCGTGAATCGGTCCGCAAGCAATATGGTGCGCTCGGCGAACACATCCTGAAACGGGCCTTTGCCCGGGCCGACAAGGTGTTTTCGGAAGATCTGCTCGAAGCCGTGCTGGGCGAGCATCACCAGTCGAGCGTCGCCGATCTTCTGGCGGCGGTCGGCCGTGGCGATCTCAGCGCACAGCTGGTGCTGAAATCGGCGCATCCCGATTATCAGGATGAACGTGTTGCCATGACCGGCCCACCGATGGAAGAAGGCTGGTTCGGACTGAAACAGGGGCACGGGCTGAAATTCCGCATTCCGCCCGGTGAGCTTGACAACGGCAAGGCACCGTCCGATGAGGACGAACAGGCGAGCGAAGGCCCGGCTCTGCCGATCCGCGGCCTGTCCGGCGACATACCCGTCAGCTTCGCGCCGGATGGCGGAGCCGTTCCGGGCGATCGGATCGTCGGTATCTTGACCCCGTCGGAGGGACTGACCATCTATCCCATACAATCGCCGTCGCTCAAGGAATTCGACGACCAGACCGAACGCTGGGTCGATGTCCGTTGGGACATCGATGTAAACAACCCGGAGCGCTTCCCGGCACGACTGGATATTTCGGCAGCCAACGAACCGGGATCACTTGCGGCGATTGCACAGGTAATCGGCGAAAACAGCGGAAACATCGATAATGTAAAAATGGTTCAACGTGCCCGGGACTTTCACCAGATGGTGATCGATCTAGAAGTCTGGGACCTGAAACACCTGAACCGGATCATCAATCAGTTGCGCTCAAAACCTAATGTATCAAGCGTCAACCGGGTTAATGGATAG
- the rpoZ gene encoding DNA-directed RNA polymerase subunit omega → MARVTVEDCIDKVENRFELVLLAAHRARMISSGSPLTIDRDNDKNPVVALREIAEQTVSPEDMKEDLIHSLQKFVEVDEPETEAVPVVPSANQHQVTQVNTVDDSAVEFDRMSEEDLLRGLEGLVPPERTDDV, encoded by the coding sequence ATGGCGCGCGTGACCGTCGAGGACTGCATCGACAAGGTCGAAAACCGGTTTGAGCTGGTGCTGCTTGCTGCGCATCGGGCCCGCATGATCTCAAGCGGATCTCCGCTCACGATCGACCGTGACAACGACAAGAACCCTGTCGTCGCACTGCGCGAGATCGCCGAGCAGACCGTCAGCCCGGAAGACATGAAAGAAGACCTGATCCACTCCCTCCAGAAATTCGTGGAAGTGGACGAGCCGGAAACCGAAGCCGTGCCTGTGGTTCCGTCCGCGAACCAGCACCAGGTTACCCAGGTCAACACTGTCGACGACAGTGCCGTGGAATTCGATCGCATGTCGGAAGAAGATCTTCTGCGCGGTCTGGAAGGTCTGGTGCCGCCGGAGCGCACCGACGACGTCTAA
- a CDS encoding NYN domain-containing protein translates to MFDAREKVALFIDGANLYSTAKAIGFDIDYKRLLKEFQGQAYLLRAYYYTALIEDQEYSSIRPLIDWLDYNGYKVITKPVKEFVDSAGRRKVKGNMDIELAVDAMGLVESVDHIVLFSGDGDFRSLVEALQRKGRKVSVVSTLKTQPPMIADDLRRQADHFIDLASLANKIGRDPSERPVRPQMSSHVDDDDDEDDDY, encoded by the coding sequence ATGTTTGACGCTAGAGAAAAAGTTGCTTTGTTCATCGATGGAGCCAACTTGTACTCGACGGCCAAGGCGATCGGATTTGATATCGATTACAAACGGCTGTTGAAGGAGTTCCAGGGACAGGCCTATCTGCTGCGCGCATATTATTACACCGCGCTTATCGAGGATCAGGAGTATTCGTCGATCCGGCCGCTCATCGACTGGCTGGATTACAACGGTTACAAGGTCATCACCAAGCCGGTGAAAGAATTCGTAGACAGTGCCGGACGCCGCAAGGTCAAGGGCAACATGGACATCGAACTTGCGGTTGATGCCATGGGGCTTGTCGAGTCCGTCGATCACATCGTGCTGTTCTCCGGCGATGGCGACTTCCGTTCGCTCGTCGAGGCGCTTCAGCGCAAGGGCAGGAAGGTCAGTGTCGTGTCGACGCTGAAGACCCAGCCGCCGATGATCGCCGATGATCTTCGCCGTCAGGCCGACCATTTCATAGATCTGGCAAGCCTTGCCAACAAGATCGGCCGCGATCCGTCAGAACGCCCCGTTCGTCCGCAGATGTCGTCTCACGTCGATGATGACGACGACGAGGATGATGACTACTAA
- a CDS encoding uracil-DNA glycosylase, which yields MTAESENRFPTDPPPDCPVCPRLVALRHELQAAHPGWHNAPVPSFSAENPRLLVIGLAPGMKGANCTGRPFTGDFAGDLLYKTMLEYGFADGTYAARPDDGLVLKDAMITNAVRCLPPQNKPTGPEIKACRPYLLATLSANPSIRAVLALGRIAHETFLTALDLRRAAFPFAHCAEHELPERGMSLFDSYHCSRYNTNTGRLTEDMFRSVFDKIRQNIPPQ from the coding sequence ATGACGGCTGAATCAGAAAACCGGTTTCCCACGGATCCGCCGCCGGACTGTCCGGTCTGTCCGAGGCTCGTAGCGTTGCGGCACGAGCTTCAGGCGGCGCATCCGGGCTGGCACAATGCGCCTGTGCCGTCGTTTTCCGCCGAAAATCCAAGGTTGCTGGTCATCGGGCTTGCGCCGGGAATGAAGGGTGCCAACTGCACCGGGCGGCCATTCACGGGCGACTTTGCCGGTGACCTTCTTTACAAGACAATGCTCGAATACGGATTTGCGGACGGTACATACGCTGCGCGTCCGGATGACGGGCTTGTCCTGAAAGACGCCATGATAACCAACGCCGTGCGCTGCCTGCCACCGCAGAACAAGCCGACCGGCCCGGAAATCAAGGCCTGCCGGCCCTATTTGCTCGCAACCCTGTCGGCCAACCCGTCGATCCGCGCCGTCCTGGCACTTGGAAGGATCGCGCACGAGACCTTCTTGACGGCGCTGGACCTGCGCCGTGCCGCGTTTCCTTTCGCGCATTGCGCGGAGCATGAGCTTCCGGAGCGCGGCATGTCGTTGTTCGATAGCTATCACTGCTCGCGCTACAACACGAACACCGGACGGCTGACCGAAGACATGTTCCGGTCGGTATTCGATAAGATCAGACAGAATATTCCGCCGCAATAG
- a CDS encoding arginyltransferase, giving the protein MTRHPTDHPQFYLTAPAPCPYLEGKHERKVFTHLVGHGAPALNEVLTQGGFRRSQNIAYRPACEQCQSCISVRVRVNDFKWSKSLRRVWKSGANLIGARLPASPSAEQYDLFRDYLQERHEDGGMTEMSVLDYAMMVEDTHVETLVLEYRQRGPDSFVTGTGEGPLLGVALSDQLSDGLSMVYSFYDPAFTETALGTYMILDHIERARKMRLPYVYLGYWVEGSAKMAYKARFKPQEHLGPNGWTVVDADAEDKG; this is encoded by the coding sequence GTGACGAGACACCCGACCGACCATCCGCAGTTCTATCTTACAGCCCCTGCGCCCTGCCCCTATCTGGAGGGAAAGCACGAGCGGAAGGTGTTCACGCATCTGGTGGGACACGGCGCGCCTGCCCTGAACGAGGTGCTGACGCAGGGCGGTTTCCGCCGCAGCCAGAACATCGCCTACCGCCCGGCTTGTGAACAATGTCAGTCCTGCATATCCGTGCGGGTGCGCGTGAACGACTTCAAGTGGAGCAAATCGCTCAGGCGGGTCTGGAAGTCCGGCGCGAATCTCATCGGGGCTCGCCTGCCTGCGAGCCCGTCCGCGGAACAGTATGATCTGTTCAGGGATTATCTTCAGGAACGCCACGAAGACGGCGGCATGACCGAGATGAGCGTGCTCGACTACGCGATGATGGTCGAGGACACGCATGTCGAGACGCTGGTGCTTGAATACCGCCAGCGCGGACCGGACAGCTTCGTGACCGGCACCGGGGAAGGCCCGCTGCTCGGTGTCGCCTTGAGCGATCAGCTCTCCGACGGACTTTCCATGGTGTATTCGTTCTACGACCCCGCCTTCACGGAAACAGCGCTCGGCACCTACATGATCCTCGATCACATCGAGCGGGCGCGGAAGATGCGGCTTCCATACGTTTATCTGGGATACTGGGTCGAGGGGTCGGCGAAGATGGCCTACAAGGCCCGGTTCAAGCCGCAGGAGCACCTTGGCCCGAACGGCTGGACGGTGGTTGACGCAGACGCTGAAGACAAAGGCTAG